The Methanobacterium sp. DNA segment GTTTACCGGATTAGTTAATGGTGCTACTGTCGCAATGGCAATGACAGAAAATGAAGAACAAATAATTCTATTAGAAAAAGAAGATAACAATTTAAAAGTAAACATAAAAGCTCCAGAAGAATTAGAACGCCCTGTAGCTGATTTAATGTTTGCTATGGATACAAAGGACATGTCTAATATATTAAAGGATACTAATTCTATAAAATTCATAGAATTACTTTCTTCTAGAAAAGTAGGAATTTATGCATTAATAAGTCAGTTAGAACTTGTGGATAAAGGATATACGCCATTTTTAGGTAGATTAGGATTTAGATTAGGTGGTGGGGGGGGCTGCTGCGGATAATCATATATCAATAAATTTGATAATATTGTGCTTTGATGGACATGTTGGAAAATCTAAGCTTATTAATACAATGTAATTTATAAGTATTAAATAATTTTAAAATAAGTTTTTAAAAGGTCAAAATTCTAAAAAAAACCTGATACGAGGGAGGAAAATAAAATGGAAAGTAATGAGATGACCGGTATGAAAACATTAAAAATTAAGTGGCAAAGGCTTATATCTGATGAACAAACATGTCCAAGGTGTGGATCAACTGAAGGAGAACTTGAAAAGGCGGTTTTAACCCTCAAACAATCCCTCACTCCGCTGGGAATAGAAGTCATTCTAAAAAAGAAGGCGCTTTCTGAAGAGGAGTTCAAAAGAGACCCTTTAAAATCTAATCAAATTTTGCTTAATGATCGGCCATTAGAGGATTGGATTAGGGGAGAAGTTGGACAGAGTGAGTGTTGTGATGTCTGTAATGACGATTGTAGGACAATTGAAGTAGAGGGAGAAGTCTATGAAACAATCCCTGCAGAATTAATAATTAAAGCAGGGCTTCTTGCAGCTACACAGTTAGTTGATAAGACAGAACCATCTTGTGGGTGTGAAATTCCAGGAGAACCCGATGATAGTTGTTGCCCAAAATAACACATTAAATTTGTGAGTCAAATTTCCGTGTTTTAACTTATAAACTTTAAAAGGTGATAAAATGGATTCAAAGATGAAAGAAATGTGTCAGGAAATGATGAAAAATATGGATAAGCCTCAAATGATGAAAATGTGTCAAAATATGATGGAAAACATGGATAAATCTAAAATGATGCGAAAGATGCCTGATAACGAAAAAATGAAAGAAATGTGTAAAATGATGGAAAGCATGTTATAATTCTTAAAATTCTATAAAATGTAAATGGGCTTTTCTCCCTCCCGCTAAAAATAAATAAGTAGCTGAAAAGACAGTAAAGCACATGAAAGCCCCTTTTTTATTAGTTCATTAAAAATCCTTAAAATATTCAAAATTGGTGAATAAATGGTTAAAGGGAAACTTGGTGTTCCAAAGATGAAAAGTACGCATAGTAGGGGTGCTAGTTCATGCCAAAGCAAGGTTGTTGGAAAAGAATCCCCATTTAAAGAAGCCATATGCGAAATCTGTGATAAAGTGTTCAAAACAGATGGAGATATTTATATCTGTCCCGAATGCCAGGAAAAAGCTAGAAATATCTGTCAGTAGAGAATTTAATGTTAAATTTTGAAATATAGCAAAATATTTGATGATGAACCACAAAGGTTGTGCATAGAGATGCCAATTACACCAGAACATGAAAAAGAATTTGAAAAAGCAGTAAAAGAGGATAGGAAGAAACGATGCAAATGCAGTATCTTTAATATAATAGATACAAAAAGAAGTGGTGAAATAAGCCATAGTGAAGTTTGTGATGAGGTATTCACAACAGATAAAAACGTTTATTCTGTTCAAAATGCTAAAAAACGCAAGAAATTAAAGATACTGTGAAATAATTAGTTTTAGAGGATAATATGCACTTAGGATTTATTTTAACAAAAACACCGTCAGAAAAAGGTTTTAGTTCATTTTTAAAATTTGC contains these protein-coding regions:
- a CDS encoding DUF2703 domain-containing protein, yielding MESNEMTGMKTLKIKWQRLISDEQTCPRCGSTEGELEKAVLTLKQSLTPLGIEVILKKKALSEEEFKRDPLKSNQILLNDRPLEDWIRGEVGQSECCDVCNDDCRTIEVEGEVYETIPAELIIKAGLLAATQLVDKTEPSCGCEIPGEPDDSCCPK